From a region of the Dictyostelium discoideum AX4 chromosome 2 chromosome, whole genome shotgun sequence genome:
- the rtoA gene encoding hypothetical protein, producing the protein MKLIAFIAFLLILITIINAQGSIGSSSQSLSSEVDSSDISSSGSNSTASSEGSVSSSSNSGSQSTSNSGSEASGSSNSGSQSTSNSGSEASGSSNSGSQSSTDSSNSGSQGSTGSSNSGSQSSTDSSNSGSQSSTDSSNSGSQGSTGSSNSGSESSGSSNSGSEGSTGSSNSGSESSSGSSNSGSESSSGSSNSGSESSSGSSNSGSESSSGSSNSGSESSSGSSNSGSESSSGSSNSGSESSSGSSNSGSESSGSSNSGSESSSDSGSSSDGKTTCISFHDTLSINTVDDDEIECTGKGETRCISDNNYKCATKQRHGSIECSVNGYIRCTGSNIKCKIGNTECSIRNSRLDITEKPIFTRGPRHH; encoded by the coding sequence atgaaattaattgctTTTATTGCATTTTTACTTATTCTCATTACAATAATTAACGCACAAGGTTCAATTGGCTCATCTAGCCAATCTCTTTCAAGTGAAGTTGATTCTTCAGATATTTCTTCTTCTGGATCAAATTCCACTGCAAGTTCAGAAGGTTCAGTTTCAAGCTCTTCAAATTCAGGTTCTCAATCAACTTCAAATTCTGGCTCTGAAGCATCTGGTTCATCAAATTCCGGTTCTCAATCAACTTCAAATTCTGGCTCTGAAGCATCTGGTTCATCAAATTCTGGTTCTCAAAGCTCAACTGATTCATCAAATTCTGGCTCTCAAGGTTCAACTGGTTCATCAAATTCTGGTTCTCAAAGTTCAACTGATTCATCAAATTCTGGTTCTCAAAGCTCAACTGATTCATCCAATTCTGGTTCTCAAGGCTCAACTGGTTCATCAAATTCTGGCTCTGAATCATCAGGCTCATCAAACTCTGGATCCGAAGGTTCAACTGGTTCATCAAATTCAGGATCTGAATCATCATCAGGCTCATCAAACTCTGGATCCGAATCATCGTCAGGCTCATCAAACTCTGGATCTGAGTCATCATCTGGTTCATCAAACTCTGGATCTGAATCATCATCTGGTTCATCAAACTCTGGATCTGAATCATCATCTGGTTCTTCAAATTCTGGATCTGAATCATCATCAGGCTCATCCAACTCTGGATCTGAATCATCATCAGGCTCGTCAAATTCTGGATCTGAATCATCTGGATCATCAAACTCTGGATCTGAATCATCATCTGATAGTGGATCCTCATCTGATGGTAAAACAACCTGTATTTCATTCCATGACACTCTTTCAATCAATACtgtagatgatgatgaaattgaatgtACTGGTAAAGGTGAAACTAGATGTATTTCCGATAATAACTACAAATGTGCTACCAAACAACGTCATGGTTCAATTGAGTGCTCTGTAAATGGCTATATTAGATGCACTGGTTCAAACATCAAATGTAAAATTGGTAACACTGAATGTTCAATCCGTAATTCTCGTTTAGATATTACTGAAAAACCAATCTTTACAAGAGGTCCACGTCaccattaa